Genomic window (Streptomyces cadmiisoli):
GCTTGAGCTGGAGCAGGACGGCGGTCAGCGTCTGACCGACCTCGTCGTGCAGTTCGCGGGCGATGCGGTGGCGTTCGCGTTCCTGGGCGAGCAGCGCACGGGCCGCGCTGGTGGCGCGTTCGGTCTCGAGCCGGTCGAGCATGGTGTTGTACGTCGTGATGAGCGCCGCCGTCTCGGAGGGGCCGGCGACCTCGGCCCGGGTGCCCGGCCGCAGCAGGTCCACGATGGCCATGGCCTGGCCGAGCCGCTTCAGCGGGGCCAGTCCCACCCGCAGCACGACCGCGTTGACCACGAGCAGCGCCGCCAGGCCGCCGACGACGACGAGGGCCTCGGCCGGCAGCACCGGCGTCGACACGGTGACCGGTCCGAGGAGCAGGGCCGCTGCCACCACGAGCCCCGCGGCGTTCAAGGAGAAGATGCGCCAGTACAACGACACACCCCTGCTGTCTCCCGTCCGGTCGCTGTCCCGCGGCACTGCCGTGACCAGCCTCTCCGACCCGCGCCGACCCCGTCCATCCGTGCTGACACCCATGTCGCCACCGTACGGGCGGATGGCAGCATTGCGATTGCGCAAAGTTTCGAGGCGGTGGTCCTCGACGAGCACAGCAACGACGAGCAAGGGGAAGAAACGTGTCTGCTCCACGCCTGAGGGCGACGCCGCTGCCAGGGATCGGGACCCAGTACGACCTGGAGACCCGGGAGCACCGCCACCTGTCCGTCGTGGCCCACCGTGACGGCACCCGGACGGTGAACGTCTACCGGTCCGACGACCCGGACTCCTGCGCCCAGTCGCTGCGGCTCACCGGTGCCGAGGCCGGAGCGCTGATCGACGCGCTGCAGCCCGCACACCACAGCAACAGCCTGCTCTCCCCGACGGACCTGGGGCTGGTGGCCGAGCGGATCGAGGTGGGGGCGACGTCGCACTGGAACGGGCGCCTCCTCGGCGACACCCGGATGCGCACCGAGACCGGCGCGTCCATCGTGGCGGTCCTGCGCCGGGCCGAGGCCATCCCGTCCCCGACGCCGGCGTTCCGGCTCGCGGGCGGCGACACCGTGATCGTGGTCGGCACCCGCGAGGGTGTCGACGCCGCCGCCGCGATACTCGGGCGGGAGTGACCCCGTGCACTCCGCGATCCTCCTGATCGAGTTCGGCTCCCTCCTGCTCGGCCTCGGACTGCTCGGACGGCTGTCCGCCCGGCTGGGCTTCTCCGCCATCCCGCTCTATCTGCTGGCCGGCCTGGCCTTCGGCGAGGGCGGGCTGCTGCCGCTCGGCGCGAGCGAGGAGTTCATCGCCACCGGTGCCGAGATCGGCGTGATCCTGCTGCTGCTGATGCTCGGCCTGGAGTACACGGCGAGCGACCTCGTCACCAACCTCAAGTCCCACTACCCGGCCGGGCTGGTCGACTTCGCGCTGAACGCCCTGCCGGGTGCCGCGATGGCGCTGCTGCTCGGCTGGGGTCCGGTGGCCGCCGTCGTACTGGCGGGC
Coding sequences:
- a CDS encoding cation:proton antiporter regulatory subunit; this translates as MSAPRLRATPLPGIGTQYDLETREHRHLSVVAHRDGTRTVNVYRSDDPDSCAQSLRLTGAEAGALIDALQPAHHSNSLLSPTDLGLVAERIEVGATSHWNGRLLGDTRMRTETGASIVAVLRRAEAIPSPTPAFRLAGGDTVIVVGTREGVDAAAAILGRE